A genomic region of Zea mays cultivar B73 chromosome 6, Zm-B73-REFERENCE-NAM-5.0, whole genome shotgun sequence contains the following coding sequences:
- the LOC100282204 gene encoding 2'-deoxymugineic-acid 2'-dioxygenase, whose amino-acid sequence MEKMLHSAPAHGRLPECFIFPADKLPQAKATSATVSLPIVDLSLGRDEVRRAILEAGKEIGFFQVVNHGVSLEAMQDMETVCQEFFRLPAEDKAGLYSEDTGRATRIYSSTMFDTGAEKYWRDCLRLACSFPAVGDSAAAWPDKPRRLREVVERFTVQTRGLGMEILRLLCEGLGLRPDYLEGDISGGDVVLHVNHYPPCPDPNATLGLPPHCDRNLLTLLLPSMVPGLEVAYRGDWIRVEPVPGAFVVNFGCQLEVVTNGILKSIEHRVMTNLGVARTTVATFIMPTTDCLIGPAAEFLSDDNPPCYRTLTFADFKRIYSVVKLGSSLNLTTNLKNVQKEL is encoded by the exons ATGGAGAAGATGCTCCACTCAGCCCCGGCCCACGGCAGGCTCCCGGAGTGCTTCATCTTCCCGGCCGACAAGCTCCCGCAGGCCAAGGCCACCTCAGCGACGGTCTCCCTGCCCATCGTGGACCTCTCCCTCGGCCGCGACGAGGTGCGGCGCGCCATCCTCGAGGCCGGCAAGGAGATCGGCTTCTTCCAGGTGGTGAACCACGGCGTCTCCCTGGAGGCGATGCAGGACATGGAGACGGTGTGCCAGGAGTTCTTCCGGCTGCCGGCGGAGGACAAGGCCGGGCTGTACTCGGAGGACACGGGGAGGGCGACCCGGATCTACTCCAGCACCATGTTCGACACGGGCGCCGAGAAGTACTGGCGCGACTGCCTCCGCCTGGCCTGCTCCTTCCCCGCCGTCGGCGACAGCGCCGCGGCCTGGCCCGACAAGCCCCGGAGGCTCCGGGAGGTGGTGGAGAGGTTCACGGTGCAGACGCGGGGCCTGGGGATGGAGATCCTGCGCCTGCTGTGCGAGGGCCTCGGCCTCCGCCCCGACTACCTGGAAGGGGACATCAGCGGCGGCGACGTCGTCCTCCACGTCAACCACTACCCGCCCTGCCCCGACCCCAACGCCACGCTCGGCCTGCCGCCGCACTGTGACCGCAACCTCCTCACCTTGCTCCTCCCCAGCATGGTCCCTGGCCTCGAGGTCGCCTACAGGGGCGACTGGATCAGGGTGGAGCCTGTGCCCGGCGCCTTCGTCGTCAACTTCGGATGCCAGCTTGAG GTTGTGACGAACGGGATCTTGAAGAGCATCGAGCACCGGGTGATGACCAACCTGGGAGTGGCGCGGACAACGGTGGCCACGTTCATCATGCCCACCACGGACTGCCTCATCGGCCCCGCCGCCGAGTTCCTCAGCGACGACAACCCGCCGTGCTACCGCACCCTCACCTTCGCCGACTTCAAGCGCATCTACAGCGTTGTCAAGCTGGGCTCGTCGCTAAACCTCACCACAAATCTCAAGAACGTTCAGAAGGAGCTCTGA